A DNA window from Pseudomonas resinovorans NBRC 106553 contains the following coding sequences:
- a CDS encoding YggS family pyridoxal phosphate-dependent enzyme has translation MSTIADNIAKVRARIREAAQASGREFSSVGLLAVSKTKPADAVREAFACGVADFGENYLQEALAKQLELADLALTWHFIGPIQSNKTKSIAEHFHWVHSVDRLKIAERLSAQRPAGLPPLNICLQVNVSGEASKSGCAPEELPSLAAAVTELPNLRLRGLMAIPEPTEDPAEQHAAFARLRQLQEALNPALDTLSMGMSHDLEAAIAEGSTWVRIGTALFGARDYGQPTHS, from the coding sequence ATGTCCACGATAGCAGACAATATTGCAAAGGTTCGCGCGCGTATCCGTGAGGCGGCGCAAGCCTCTGGGCGAGAATTTTCCAGTGTCGGCCTGTTGGCCGTGAGCAAGACCAAACCCGCTGACGCCGTGCGCGAGGCTTTCGCCTGCGGCGTGGCCGACTTCGGCGAGAACTACCTGCAGGAAGCCCTGGCCAAGCAGCTGGAACTCGCCGACCTGGCGCTGACCTGGCATTTCATCGGCCCGATCCAGTCGAACAAGACCAAATCCATTGCCGAACATTTCCACTGGGTGCACTCGGTGGACCGCCTGAAAATCGCCGAACGCCTCTCCGCCCAGCGCCCGGCGGGACTGCCGCCACTGAACATCTGCCTGCAGGTGAACGTCAGTGGCGAAGCCAGCAAGTCCGGCTGTGCCCCGGAAGAACTACCCTCCCTGGCTGCTGCCGTGACCGAGCTGCCGAACCTGCGCCTGCGTGGCCTGATGGCCATCCCGGAACCCACCGAGGACCCCGCGGAGCAGCATGCCGCCTTTGCCCGCCTGCGCCAGTTGCAGGAGGCCCTGAACCCCGCCCTGGACACCCTGTCCATGGGCATGAGTCATGATCTTGAAGCGGCCATCGCTGAAGGTTCCACCTGGGTGCGGATCGGTACCGCATTGTTCGGCGCCCGCGACTACGGCCAGCC
- the pilT gene encoding type IV pilus twitching motility protein PilT, translating to MDITELLAFSAKQGASDLHLSAGLPPMIRVDGDVRRINLPALDHKQVHALIYDIMNDKQRKDYEEFLETDFSFEVPGVARFRVNAFNQNRGAGAVFRTIPSKVLSMEDLGMGEIFKKVSDVPRGLVLVTGPTGSGKSTTLAAMLDYLNSTKYHHILTVEDPIEFVHESKKCLINQREVHRDTLGFNEALRSALREDPDIILVGEMRDLETIRLALTAAETGHLVFGTLHTTSAAKTIDRVVDVFPAEEKSMVRSMLSESLQAVISQTLLKKIGGGRVAAHEIMIGTPAIRNLIREDKVAQMYSAIQTGGSLGMQTLDMCLKGLVSKGLVSRESAREKAKSPENF from the coding sequence ATGGACATTACTGAGCTGCTTGCCTTCAGCGCCAAGCAGGGCGCTTCGGACCTGCATCTCTCGGCCGGCCTGCCACCCATGATTCGTGTTGACGGCGACGTGCGCCGGATCAACCTGCCAGCCCTGGACCACAAGCAGGTCCACGCGCTGATCTACGACATCATGAACGACAAGCAGCGCAAGGATTACGAAGAGTTCCTCGAGACCGACTTCTCCTTCGAAGTCCCCGGTGTCGCGCGTTTCCGGGTCAACGCCTTCAACCAGAACCGCGGCGCGGGCGCCGTGTTCCGGACCATTCCCTCCAAGGTGCTGAGCATGGAAGACCTGGGGATGGGCGAGATCTTCAAGAAGGTTTCCGACGTTCCCCGTGGCCTGGTGCTGGTCACCGGCCCCACCGGTTCGGGCAAGTCCACCACCCTGGCGGCCATGCTCGACTACCTGAACAGCACCAAGTACCACCACATCCTCACCGTGGAAGACCCCATCGAATTCGTCCACGAGTCGAAGAAGTGCCTGATCAACCAGCGGGAAGTGCACCGCGACACCCTGGGCTTCAACGAAGCCCTGCGCTCGGCCCTGCGTGAAGACCCGGACATCATCCTGGTGGGCGAGATGCGCGACCTGGAGACCATCCGCCTGGCGCTGACCGCCGCGGAAACCGGCCACCTGGTATTCGGCACCCTGCACACCACCTCCGCGGCCAAGACCATCGACCGGGTGGTGGACGTGTTCCCCGCCGAGGAAAAGTCCATGGTCCGTTCCATGCTCTCCGAATCCCTGCAGGCGGTGATCTCCCAGACCCTGCTGAAGAAGATCGGCGGCGGCCGCGTGGCGGCCCACGAGATCATGATCGGCACCCCGGCCATCCGTAACCTGATCCGCGAGGACAAGGTGGCGCAGATGTACTCGGCCATCCAGACGGGCGGCTCGCTCGGCATGCAGACCCTCGACATGTGCCTCAAGGGCCTGGTGAGCAAGGGACTGGTCAGCCGCGAGAGCGCGCGGGAAAAGGCCAAGAGCCCGGAAAACTTCTGA
- a CDS encoding PilT/PilU family type 4a pilus ATPase, producing the protein MEFEKLLRLMVEKGGSDLFITAGVPPSMKVNGKIMPVTKNPMSPEMTRETVLGVMNEQQRRDFAENHECNFAISARGIGRFRVSAFYQRNLVGMVLRRIETTIPTIEELKLPEILKKLSLTKRGLVLFVGATGTGKSTSLAAMIGHRNRNSSGHIISIEDPIEFIHQHQSCIVTQREVGIDTESFEVALKNTLRQAPDVILIGEVRSRETMDHAVAFAETGHLCLATLHANNANQALDRIINFFPADRQQQVWMDLSLNLKAIVAQQLVPTPDGKGRRAVIEVLLNTPLAADLIRKGEVHELKALMKRSTEQGMQTFDQALYNLYSQGEITYEDALLYADSANDLRLLIKLGSETDGDHLQHMSDGLSLQVTEEDPGRRFR; encoded by the coding sequence ATGGAATTCGAGAAACTGTTGCGCCTGATGGTGGAAAAAGGCGGTTCCGACCTCTTCATCACGGCCGGCGTGCCGCCGTCGATGAAGGTCAACGGCAAGATCATGCCGGTGACCAAGAACCCCATGTCGCCGGAAATGACCCGGGAAACCGTGCTGGGCGTGATGAACGAGCAGCAGCGCCGCGATTTCGCCGAGAACCACGAGTGCAACTTCGCCATCAGCGCGCGAGGCATCGGCCGCTTCCGGGTCAGTGCCTTCTACCAGCGCAACCTGGTGGGCATGGTGCTGCGCCGGATCGAGACCACCATCCCGACGATCGAAGAACTCAAACTGCCGGAAATCCTCAAGAAGCTGTCGCTGACCAAGCGCGGCCTGGTGCTCTTCGTCGGCGCCACCGGTACCGGCAAGTCCACGTCCCTGGCGGCGATGATCGGCCACCGCAACCGGAACAGCAGCGGCCACATCATCTCCATCGAAGACCCGATCGAATTCATCCACCAGCACCAGAGCTGCATCGTCACCCAGCGTGAAGTGGGCATCGATACCGAGTCCTTCGAGGTGGCCCTGAAGAACACCCTGCGCCAGGCGCCGGACGTGATCCTGATCGGCGAGGTGCGGTCCCGCGAGACCATGGACCACGCCGTGGCCTTCGCCGAAACCGGCCACCTGTGCCTGGCCACCCTGCACGCCAACAACGCCAACCAGGCGCTGGACCGGATCATCAACTTCTTCCCCGCCGACCGGCAGCAACAGGTGTGGATGGACCTCTCGCTCAACCTCAAGGCGATCGTCGCCCAGCAACTGGTCCCGACCCCCGACGGCAAGGGCCGCCGCGCGGTGATCGAGGTACTGCTCAATACCCCGCTGGCCGCCGACCTGATCCGCAAGGGCGAAGTGCACGAACTCAAGGCCCTGATGAAACGCTCCACCGAGCAGGGCATGCAGACTTTCGACCAGGCGCTGTACAACCTCTATTCCCAGGGTGAGATCACCTATGAGGACGCGCTGCTCTACGCCGACTCGGCGAACGACCTGCGACTGCTGATCAAGCTCGGCTCGGAAACCGACGGCGATCATCTGCAGCACATGAGCGACGGCCTCTCCCTGCAGGTCACCGAGGAAGACCCCGGGCGCCGCTTCCGCTAA
- a CDS encoding TM2 domain-containing protein, giving the protein MNARQETHSKVIGYLLWIFGFLGSHRFYYGKPVTGTIWFFTLGLFFIGWIIDLFLIPSMDREASLRFNAGQYDYNVAWILLTFLGIFGVHRMYQGKWISGILYLLTGGFFLIGVLYDFWTLNTQVSVLNAR; this is encoded by the coding sequence ATGAACGCCCGCCAGGAAACCCACAGCAAGGTCATCGGCTACCTGCTCTGGATCTTCGGATTCCTCGGTTCCCACCGCTTCTACTACGGCAAGCCGGTGACCGGGACCATCTGGTTCTTCACCCTCGGCCTGTTCTTCATCGGCTGGATCATCGACCTGTTCCTGATCCCGTCCATGGACCGCGAGGCCAGCCTGCGCTTCAACGCCGGCCAGTACGACTACAACGTCGCCTGGATCCTGCTGACCTTCCTCGGCATCTTCGGCGTGCACCGCATGTACCAGGGCAAGTGGATCAGCGGCATCCTTTACCTGCTCACCGGCGGCTTCTTCCTGATCGGCGTGCTCTACGACTTCTGGACCTTGAACACCCAGGTGTCGGTGCTCAACGCGCGCTGA
- a CDS encoding RHS repeat-associated core domain-containing protein: MGRVIAFLLGVLLLGPVHAATQVYTTYYHNDHLGSPAAATDERNELLWRAHYRPYGERQESPGDIPFGSPGYTGHVQDSSSGLVYMQARYYDPQLGRFLSMDPMGPQETVPGSFNRYAYGLNNPYRYVDPDGRNPLLVLFGGVTVGAGMMTHADFANAPAEGEATQNLGTLDHLGALPGLQGSKGRSFLRISKDSPTVGKASSKAVNEPSVTQVDPRNLIPTQTKNEMSGSQIKRLEKSMKKDGFDQSKPVDVWKRPDGRLEIQDGHHRTEAAKKAELKSIPVRVWE; this comes from the coding sequence ATGGGCAGGGTCATCGCCTTTTTGCTCGGGGTCCTGCTGCTGGGCCCCGTACACGCAGCGACGCAGGTCTACACCACCTACTACCACAACGACCACCTGGGCTCGCCGGCCGCCGCCACCGACGAGCGCAATGAACTCCTCTGGCGCGCCCACTACCGCCCCTATGGCGAACGCCAGGAAAGCCCCGGGGACATCCCCTTTGGCAGCCCGGGCTATACCGGGCACGTACAGGACAGCAGCAGCGGCCTGGTCTATATGCAGGCGCGCTACTACGACCCGCAACTGGGGCGCTTTCTCTCGATGGACCCGATGGGACCGCAGGAGACGGTGCCAGGTAGCTTCAATCGGTATGCCTATGGCCTGAACAACCCGTATCGCTATGTGGACCCGGATGGGCGCAATCCGTTGCTCGTCTTGTTTGGAGGGGTGACAGTAGGCGCAGGGATGATGACCCACGCCGATTTCGCCAATGCTCCAGCAGAAGGCGAAGCTACCCAGAACCTGGGTACTCTGGACCATCTCGGAGCACTACCAGGCTTGCAGGGCTCCAAGGGGCGCAGTTTTCTTCGTATATCCAAGGACTCTCCCACAGTCGGAAAAGCTAGTTCAAAAGCTGTTAATGAACCGAGCGTGACGCAGGTTGACCCGAGAAACCTGATCCCGACGCAAACAAAGAATGAGATGTCTGGCTCACAGATAAAACGCCTGGAAAAAAGCATGAAGAAGGACGGATTTGATCAGAGCAAACCGGTAGACGTCTGGAAAAGACCGGACGGACGCCTCGAAATACAAGATGGACACCATCGAACCGAGGCAGCAAAGAAAGCCGAGCTAAAAAGCATACCAGTCAGAGTTTGGGAGTAA
- a CDS encoding RHS repeat-associated core domain-containing protein, protein MGRVIAFLLGVLLLGPVHAATQVYTTYYHNDHLGSPAAATDERNELLWRAHYRPYGERQESPGDIPFGSPGYTGHVQDSSSGLVYMQARYYDPQLGRFLSMDPMGPQETVPGSFNRYAYALNNPYGYKDPDGQWAMALLVGLDIALTSHGIYTEYQSGGTDAALVEAGKAAAAHVIGLGVGNVLRRGYILAKGTKTTDSAVDLFRNGRTPKASELRDFAQNQGWKPTQTDGGPLKFIDENGITRLTIKKGSSRAPGSSKPHVEFKDPTGQRTDPLGNPVARKSPDNHTQIEFDL, encoded by the coding sequence ATGGGCAGGGTCATCGCCTTTTTGCTCGGGGTCCTGCTGCTGGGCCCCGTACACGCAGCGACGCAGGTCTACACCACCTACTACCACAACGACCACCTGGGCTCGCCGGCCGCCGCCACCGACGAGCGCAATGAACTCCTCTGGCGCGCCCACTACCGCCCCTATGGCGAACGCCAGGAAAGCCCCGGGGACATCCCCTTCGGCAGCCCGGGCTATACCGGGCACGTACAGGACAGCAGCAGCGGCCTGGTCTATATGCAGGCGCGCTACTACGACCCGCAACTGGGGCGCTTTCTCTCGATGGACCCGATGGGACCGCAGGAGACGGTGCCAGGTAGCTTCAACCGGTATGCCTATGCACTGAACAATCCATACGGCTATAAAGATCCCGATGGTCAGTGGGCTATGGCGTTACTTGTAGGGCTGGATATTGCCCTGACAAGCCACGGCATCTACACGGAGTACCAATCCGGAGGAACAGACGCCGCGTTAGTCGAGGCCGGAAAGGCCGCTGCCGCGCATGTGATAGGCCTGGGGGTTGGGAACGTCCTGAGGCGTGGATATATTCTCGCAAAAGGCACAAAAACAACTGATAGCGCTGTTGACCTGTTTAGAAATGGGAGAACACCTAAAGCCAGCGAACTAAGAGATTTCGCTCAGAATCAAGGTTGGAAACCGACCCAGACAGACGGCGGCCCGCTAAAATTCATTGATGAAAATGGTATTACCCGCCTAACAATCAAAAAAGGAAGCTCTCGAGCACCTGGCAGCTCAAAACCTCACGTCGAATTCAAGGATCCAACAGGGCAAAGAACTGATCCACTTGGTAATCCTGTAGCCAGAAAAAGCCCTGACAACCATACTCAAATTGAATTTGATTTGTAG